The DNA window TAAGAGGCTGTTTCAAAACTGGACTTCCTTCAAGGGTGGCTGGGGTCGAGTGCCGCCGAGCCCCCAGTGAATAGGCTGCTGGGGGCTCCCTTCGGTCGACCCCAGCCACCCGATTCCTAGTTTTGAAACAGCCTGTAAAGATTCTCGCAGCCGAGTGAAGCCCAGACGCATGAATCAAGGCCCGCGGTAAGGTCGGCACTTCTCCCCATTATTTCTCCAGGATGTCGCCGTCGACGGTCCAGTCCTTATTGACCACTTTCGGATCCCCGTGACCCATTGCGACCGTCGACATCAAGTCTTTAGTAAACAGCCCGCGCTCCAATTCCAACGGCCGATCCTTGTAGGGCCCCGCGGTCAGCGACCCAGTTGCAGCAATGTACGGGGCTTCGAACGTATTCCAGTAATACAGATGTTCGATGCGCACCTCGGTCTCGGCCGGCAAAGTGCCGAGGTCTTTCCAATCAGACGGATGATAACCCATATCGGTCACAAAAAGCGTCACGCCGCCGCCAAGATCATCGCGCCCGACAAGACTATTGGTTCCCTGCACCAACCGCAGCGGGACTTTGCTCTTCCACGTTCCGAGGACCGCCTGGAAATTCCCAAACGACGGATCATGCGTTACATCCTGCGGCTTCACTGCGCAACCCGCCGAGAACAGAAATGCTGCGATCAATAAAGTTTGTATGCTAAACCGAGGCCGTTTCATCCCCGTATTGTAGCGTGTGGGCGGCAAATTCGCGCGGATAATGGCAACATTTAACCCCGCCTTATTTAGCCCCCGGCGATTCGCCGGGGGCTAAGTGATTGTGTTAATCGCCGCGATCCTATTTCAGCCGGGTCATTAACCTCGGGGCTAAATAGCTGACTCGGGCGTGGCCCAAAACTTTGCTTGTAAATGTACGCTTGTACATTACAATGTCGCTTTGCATCAATAATTGGTTCAGATAGAAAAAACCGATTCGGTATAAATGATCGCTCTGTTGCTTAAAAAATCGGAAAACTACCATTTCAGGAAGTAGCCAATCACCGCCAGAGCGGCAACCGTTAGAAAGATACTGAGGAATACAAAGCGAGGCAGGTTGCGGCGTCGGACGGCGCAGTCTGGACAGAGAACCATGGGCATTTCACGCGTATTGTGTGTATCCATCGGAGCGCCAACCATTTCGCTCCGCAGGTCCAAAGCCGGCTTGCTTTGGAATTCGCGTCCACAATGGGTGCATTTCATGCCCCGCATGATAGCCGAAGCAGAACCGATGGACTCAAGCCTCAACGGACAACTTATGAAAACAGATAGCCCCAACATGAGAACAACGAACTTAAGCACACGAATTGTCCCGCTGGCAGCTCAATTCATGCATCTGGAAATGAACATCAATGTGTAATCCGCAACCAATACCGGCCGCATTTTGCCGCTATGTGCGCGAGCGAAACACGCAAATTTCGGACTGGCAGCCCGTGGGGCGGCGACAAAACGATGCTATTTTGGCGCGAAACAAAAAACCCGGGGCGAAAGGACAACGGCTGACAAAATTCATATTCGATCGGCAAGTTTACCGTGGTGGCCGTACTTGGCTTTCCGCGGTGCGGCCCGTAAAATCGAGGGTTTGGCCGAACAAAATTAGCAACTGCAAGGGGATTCCGGTGCCGGCAACTTGTGTGATCGGGCTGCAATGGGGGGACGAGGCCAAAGGGAAACTCGTCGACCTGCTTACTCGGCAACACGAGATTGTGGTTCGCTACCAAGGCGGAAGCAATGCCGGCCATACGGTGGTGGTGGCCGGCGAAAAATATAAGCTCTCGCTCATTCCCAGTGGAATTTTGGGCAGCGGCGTGCAATGCGTGGTGACCGGCGGCGTGGTGCTGAATCCCAAAAGCATTTTGGAAGAGATCGACGGGCTGGTTTCACGCGGGATTGCGGTGGGATCGAATTTAATGCTCAGCGATCGGGCGCACGTCATCTTTCCCTGGCACATTGCAGAAGACCGAGTGCTGGATAAAAGCTGCTCCAGTGGCGAGAATATCGGCACCACGATGCGCGGCATTGGGCCGTGCTACAGCGATAAAGTTCGGCGGTCGTATGCTGTCCGGCTAGGCGATTTATACCGCGACAGCTTCCGGCAGCGCCTGGAACACATTGCCGCGGCGAAAAATAAAGAGCTGGCGGGCTTTGCCGGCGAAAGCGGCATGGGACCGTTCGATGCGGCGGCGATTTTCGCAGAATACGTTGGTTACGCCCAACGGTTGAAGCCGTTCGTCGCCGATACCACGGCGTATTTGTTAGCAGCGGCAGAAGCTGGCAAGCGCATTTTATTCGAGGGCGCCCAGGGAGCGCTGTTGGATATCGATCATGGCACGTTTCCGTTCGTCACCAGCAGCAATAGTTCCGGAGTGGGCGTGCCCAGTGGCTCCGGCGTGCCAGGACGCTGGATCAACAAAATGCTTGGCGTGGTAAAGGCGTATTCCACCCGGGTTGGCGGCGGGCCATTTCCCACGGAGCAAAACAACGACATCGGCCATCATTTGCGGGAGCGTGGCAACGAGTACGGCACCGTCACCCGCCGGCCGCGACGATGCGGCTGGTTTGATGCCGTGGCGGTGCGCTACACAGCCCGGCTGAGCGGCGTGGATGCCATTGCCGTGATGCTGCTGGATGTGCTGAGTAAGTTGCCCGAGTTGAAAATTTGCACCGCGTATGAAATCGCTGGGCGACGGGTAACCCAGTTTCCTAGCCACGTTGAAGATTTGCGCACAGCAGTGCCCGTTTACGAAACGCTGCCTAGCTGGGAGGAAGAAATTACCACGGCCCGGCAAATGGCCGATTTGCCCGAGAATGCTCGGCGGTATTTGAAGCGGTTGAGCGACCTTGTGGGCCGCCCGGTGGAAGTGGTTTCTGTTGGACCAGACCGAGAGCAGACCATTTTTACCAGCGGTGCGGCGGCCGAAGCGGTGGTCGTATGAATAACAAGACTGAAAGCGCGATTCGAGTATTTCAGGACGCCAAGGCGGGCGGCCGAGGAATGGAATCTCCGCGCGTTTTATTGAAGGTATAATGGCTTTGTGGTTTGGATTTCCCCTTTTTGTTCTCTCTTCCATTTTTATTTGCCTTGTCCCACGTTGCCCCTGCTCCCGCCGAGGTGTTGCCTGTGTCGCGGCAAAAAATGCCGCAGCACATCGCCGTGATTATGGACGGCAATGGCCGTTGGGCTCAGCGGCAAAACTTGCCGCGGATTGAAGGGCACCGCCGGGGCGTGGCCAGCGTACGGCGCATTACCGAAGAGGCCGCGCGGTTGGGCATCGAACAGCTCACGCTCTATTGTTTGTCCAGCGAGAACTGGAAACGGCCTCAACCGGAATTGAATTTCCTGATGCACC is part of the Pirellulales bacterium genome and encodes:
- a CDS encoding adenylosuccinate synthase; protein product: MPATCVIGLQWGDEAKGKLVDLLTRQHEIVVRYQGGSNAGHTVVVAGEKYKLSLIPSGILGSGVQCVVTGGVVLNPKSILEEIDGLVSRGIAVGSNLMLSDRAHVIFPWHIAEDRVLDKSCSSGENIGTTMRGIGPCYSDKVRRSYAVRLGDLYRDSFRQRLEHIAAAKNKELAGFAGESGMGPFDAAAIFAEYVGYAQRLKPFVADTTAYLLAAAEAGKRILFEGAQGALLDIDHGTFPFVTSSNSSGVGVPSGSGVPGRWINKMLGVVKAYSTRVGGGPFPTEQNNDIGHHLRERGNEYGTVTRRPRRCGWFDAVAVRYTARLSGVDAIAVMLLDVLSKLPELKICTAYEIAGRRVTQFPSHVEDLRTAVPVYETLPSWEEEITTARQMADLPENARRYLKRLSDLVGRPVEVVSVGPDREQTIFTSGAAAEAVVV